The sequence GTGTGTTTTATTAACTAAAACAACGCCCCACACCCCATTATATGCGGCATCATTGATAAGCTTTCCCAGTTCCATTCTTGgtttcaagaaaatcatatcAGTTTCCAAACCAGTCCCGTCCCTAAACCTGTTGAAAACCTCAATGGCATACGTACGATCTGCGGTTCTTTTAACGAAAATGTTGCAAGAAACGGTGTGTCTTCTGGATTTCTTGTAGCCAGCACCATTGTCGTCATTGTACATGTCACCAGATTCAGTTTGAAATGGTCGTTTTGcggaagaaataaaagtaGAACTACTGTTTGTACCGTGATCACCATGATCAAATTGAGGACGAGCATTCGAGCTAGAAACTTCCAGGATCAACTTTTTGCCAAAGTTCATTTCTTGAGACTCGCATTCAATTGCATCTCTAACGCTTTGAGGGTTGTCAAACTGAATGAATCCAAAGGcatttttgatattgattTGCATGATATGACCGTATGGAGAGAAAATCCTAAATAAATCCTCCTTAGAAACGTTCTTTAGCGGCAAATTACCAATGAATAATCTTGACTTCGGAGGAATATTGTGCATCTCggtgattttattttcaccGTGCAAATAGGCTGCATAACGGTCGTGTTCTTCTTCGGTAATCGGCTTAGATAAATCCGCCCTAGGAAATCTCATACGTCTTTGGGCATCTGACAATGGAGGTTTTCTTTGATCATTGCTTCTTGCGCCGCTTGTGGCTGAGGCGCTAGCTGTTGTTGAGATAGTACTATCATGAGGAGGTACGGAAAGAGCTGTGTCagaatttgaatttaacATTGCTAAAATCGCAGacatcttttcttcttgagGTAAATGTTGAAACTGAGGCAAATTTAGCATGTTACTGTCCATAATGTACTTGACTTGCTTTTGTAAAAGATCGTAATTAACATTTTCCATATTAGTTGGAAAGTGAgtattatcattttcttcacgagttattttttttatagcTTCATCTACGTccttttgttctttttccaatGTTTCACGGCGAAGTTCGACCTCTTTATCTTTGGTTTTATCCTTTTTGTCTTCCTCATCCTCACCGTCTTCAGCGGCACTATCTGAGCCTACCGAACTGTTGTCGTtgccttcttcttcttcttcttcttcttcttcttcatcatcatcgtcgtcatcatcatcatcgtcatcatcctcttcttcctcttcttcctcttcattatcatcatcgtcatcatcatttcCGCCTTTTTGTTgatgttcttcttcttcttcttcttctgtgTTTATTACTTCCCCGTTTTCCTCTCCTTTTTCCTCCTTatcttcctcctcttcatcGTTCACATCTTCCAGTTCGtgttgttcttcattttcctcCTCCCTTTCggcttctctttcttcctctGGGGCGTCAAATTCGATTCCATCGTCTGCGCTTGAGTTATTCATCAATTCATTCTCGTTAGAGTTACTATCGACGGATAGTTCAGGTGAAGGAATATCTTGAACATCACTGTTATGGTTTTCATCTGACATGGCTTGCAGATGGTTATTATATTATGAAAGGACAGTCCGGGAAAAACGTAAGTcaattattatattttgacCAAAGAAAATCGCTTGTTGCTGTGCAGAATCTAATAAAGATGCTCA is a genomic window of Saccharomyces cerevisiae S288C chromosome XVI, complete sequence containing:
- the NAB3 gene encoding Nab3p (RNA-binding protein, subunit of Nrd1 complex (Nrd1p-Nab3p-Sen1p); complex interacts with exosome to mediate 3'-end formation of some mRNAs, snRNAs, snoRNAs, and CUTs; required for termination of non-poly(A) transcripts and efficient splicing; Nrd1-Nab3 pathway appears to have a role in rapid suppression of some genes when cells are shifted to poor growth conditions, indicating role for Nrd1-Nab3 in regulating cellular response to nutrient availability) is translated as MSDENHNSDVQDIPSPELSVDSNSNENELMNNSSADDGIEFDAPEEEREAEREEENEEQHELEDVNDEEEEDKEEKGEENGEVINTEEEEEEEHQQKGGNDDDDDDNEEEEEEEEDDDDDDDDDDDDEEEEEEEEEEGNDNSSVGSDSAAEDGEDEEDKKDKTKDKEVELRRETLEKEQKDVDEAIKKITREENDNTHFPTNMENVNYDLLQKQVKYIMDSNMLNLPQFQHLPQEEKMSAILAMLNSNSDTALSVPPHDSTISTTASASATSGARSNDQRKPPLSDAQRRMRFPRADLSKPITEEEHDRYAAYLHGENKITEMHNIPPKSRLFIGNLPLKNVSKEDLFRIFSPYGHIMQINIKNAFGFIQFDNPQSVRDAIECESQEMNFGKKLILEVSSSNARPQFDHGDHGTNSSSTFISSAKRPFQTESGDMYNDDNGAGYKKSRRHTVSCNIFVKRTADRTYAIEVFNRFRDGTGLETDMIFLKPRMELGKLINDAAYNGVWGVVLVNKTHNVDVQTFYKGSQGETKFDEYISISADDAVAIFNNIKNNRNNSRPTDYRAMSHQQNIYGAPPLPVPNGPAVGPPPQTNYYQGYSMPPPQQQQQQPYGNYGMPPPSHDQGYGSQPPIPMNQSYGRYQTSIPPPPPQQQIPQGYGRYQAGPPPQPPSQTPMDQQQLLSAIQNLPPNVVSNLLSMAQQQQQQPHAQQQLVGLIQSMQGQAPQQQQQQLGGYSSMNSSSPPPMSTNYNGQNISAKPSAPPMSHQPPPPQQQQQQQQQQQQQQQQPAGNNVQSLLDSLAKLQK